One Eptesicus fuscus isolate TK198812 chromosome 13, DD_ASM_mEF_20220401, whole genome shotgun sequence genomic window, CACTTGGCTGATGTAGGGATCAGAGCAGGAGACAGAAACAATGGCAGAGTGCTCacagaaaaaattatttatgatgTTAGACCCACAGAAGGATAATGCCTGGAGAAAATAGGTGAGTGGCAGGGAAAACACTATTCCTAGGATGTAGGGACCAGCTACTAGTGATGCACAGAGCTTCTGGGACATGACTACCGTGTAGAGCAGAGGGCTACACACTGCCACAAATCGGTCATAGGCCATCACTGCCAACATGAATGTTTCTGCCACCGCAAATAAACAAGCCAAGAAGAATTGCATGATGCATTCTGGGAAAGAGATGGTTCTCTCTTCCACAACCAAGTTCTCCAGCAGCTTGGGTGTAATTGTAGTGGAATAACAGAAATCTACAAAGGACAAGTGGCTGAGAAAAAAGTACATGGGGGTGTGGAGTTGGGGACTGGTCCTGATGATCATGATCATGCCCAGGTTTCCCAGTACAGTGACCATGTAGATGATCAGGAATACCAGGAACAGGGGCACCTGGAGATCTGGAAAATCTGAGAAGCCCAAGAGAGTGAATGTGGCTCCAGCACTCTGATTTCCTTCAGTTAACAACATGGTTGTTGCTGGAGAACATctgaaataatgataaaaataacaacaatgataACAATGACAGTACATTTGTATAACAGTTACCACTTGGCAGGCATTGTGCTAAAACATTAAGCTAGAATaacttcttttttatctttattgttgaaagtattacagatgttccctcttttcccccattattatgctgagcaaaataagccagtcagagaaagataaatatcgcatgatctcacttctatgtggaatctaaagaacaaaataagctatATTAACTTTCATCTCCAAACAGCATTGGAGATGGTTCTGTCTCCCACAGACCATGAGTTGAACCATAATGTTCAACCTGAGGATCACAAGAAAGGTAGCATCTGTTAGTCACCACAAGAATTTTCAagctttgaaaaaataatggataTTGAAGGAATATAATCCTGTATATCTTCAAGCTCTCGATTAATCCATCCTGAAGCTATAATAATTGCCTTAGTGCTCTACAAACAATGTGGCAACCTGATAAAATAATGAAGTTACAGCTTTGACATGTTGTTCCCTCACACATCTGTTTTCTTTCCTACATTAAGTGTTTTTCTCACTTACTGTCATTGATGCTGTCCACATACTGATCTAGattctttaacttttaaatatctattatttttatttcataattttattaggCATATTAGAGCATTAAATGCTCCTAGGATCTCTGAATTGGAGAgcaacttaaaatgtattttgctcAAGCCTTTCATATTCTCTAAAGGAAGCTAGAGAATGTGGTAATAGTTACCAATGGTTACATAATCACCCTCAAAATTTCCTGCCACTCTAAGTATTGTAGACAGGTTTTGATTAAAGTTACATATGTCATTATCTTGTTTGGAGTCATGCAATGTTTGTTATATTTGTATATGTGATTTTGAGAAAGCAAAAGCATCTTGTATTCACAGCAGTTCATAACTGCAGAAATATCCTTAatcatttaatgattttttttctttttcttttgcagttTATTTTGGGTTCCCTTCCTTTGCAACTAAAGACTCATGATAAATCCcacgttatctcatttaatccagcaacaaatttttgtttgtttgttttctttttaaatatattttttattgttgatagtattacatatatctcccatTCACCCCCCTCCCTTTACCATTAGCCAATAGTATGCACATGTCTGAAATATTCAGATGAACATAAGACAATTAGTATGAATCTCATAAACAAAGATGATGTTTTAGTTTTGCCTAACCAGGTCAAGGTAGAAAGAAACTATTATACTCTTCATAGCTAAATGCCCCTTGTGACATTCCAAAACATGTATTTCCTACATGAGGAAAAGGGTATCAGCAGGCACGAAGAGCTAATGACAGGTCagcataatttaaaaagcatggttttgaaaacatatatttaaattcagTTTCAGGCTTTGTCATTTACTGTGTGATCTTTGGTGAATTACTTGAATTGTCTACGCCTCAATTTCTTTATCAATAATATTGATAGGGTAATAGGTATTTCATAGgtgtgtaaaaattaaattaggaaaTGATATTAATATACTGAACACAAAATCTGGTAATCATGGAATCCAGGAGCTGTAGGTTTCTCTATCCTCACCCCTTTTTATCGTTAGTGCTATGGCtaattggtattatttttaaaccctgatatttttttaatctaaggaACAGATCAAGGATCAAAGTGGGCAGCAATGAATATCTAGGTACAGTTTGGAATGTCAAAGTCTAGCTCAGCTCTTTCCTGGATCTCCCCTTGGCCCTATTTGTCTTAATTCAGCAATTACTCTGCTTCACCAAGTTGTCTCTgttttcccctttgctttctcgTTATTATCTGACTCTTTCTTGTCCTCTGTTTCCAACCGCAGGTTGGTGCCTTTGGGAGGCTTAGCAAACTGCAATCATTACTCGGGTGAATTATGGTAGCCGGGTACCAGCCAGCTTCCCTGCTGCCAGACTGCACTATGAGAGCATCAAGCATCAATTTCTTCTTCCCTTGATTACAGTGATTATCATCATAACAGGCTTTGCTCTGAAAACTTTGATTTATTCCTAGTAGCTAATTTATCAAATCTAAATTCCTCTGCTCAGTTTTACCTAAAGCCTTATCCTAGCTATCCCTCAGTAGTCAACCTTCTTTATTCATGCCAAATAAATGAGAGGTAACACAAGATAGATCACGGAGGCTGAAACCAACTCACCTGAAGAGTCTGTTTTTTGCTATTAATAGTCTCCAAGGAAGTTCCCACTCagaattcaaaattatttaaaatataaagaagttgGTAAATACAGAAGAAGTttacaataaattttaattgttgCAATGGCAACATTTATCTTTCTTATTGtccagaaaaacagagagagagagagagaaattgaaattgATTTGGAAGCTGAATCTGACTCCCAGAACTTACGTAGGGCTTATGTATACTTCCATGACCTTGGGGATTTTGACCCTAGAGAATCTTTAATgaactatttctttttatatcacaAACTCACAAATTAGATTGAATGCTCTCCTATATGACTTTTTTATAAGAATGCAATTTCTTCTAAATCACTGGAGATGATGCTTCATCAAGCCAAGCCTAccttataaatttctttttaaaatgtaattatataaaatataccaaTTAATGTAGAAAATATGGTCACTAAAGTAAActgcaaatggaaaaataaataagctaaAATGCAACTATTTACAGATCATTGCTGTTAAGATTTCCTGTGTGATTTTTCTATCCTTTCTAtgcataatgtgtgtgtgtgtgtataaataatataacttttattatgcctttttcatttcacataaaataatcATTATTGTTCTTGGAAACATTGATTTACTTTTTTGAAACTAATGTGTTATCTTCCATATATAAGCAATCTACCCTTTCAAGCTTATATTAACCTAATTGAATAATATAATCTCTTTGTGCCTATaccatctttaaaatgaaaaatatattttagaagcaTGTTTAGCTCTCTAAAGCTACTGGGTACCAACCAATCCATTGGTCTCACTATGCCCAAATACCACCCAATTAGACTCATATAAATTTTCCCTGGGCCTTTGACAACCAACTCATCATTGCCACACTCTCTACCAGGAACCCCTAACACAACAGAAGctattttcttactttatttttattgtttacactattacaaatatccccatcccccctttgcccacctccacccagcccccactcttccttctctctggccatcaccacattattgtctgtgtgtatgggttattatgttctttggctaatctcatCACCTTCTTTCATCAAGCCCCCTACCCCAATTCCTCTCTCCTCTGAGATCAACAGAGGCTATTTATCATGGGGAATAGAATTATTTGTTGTAATGGCATGGCCTTGCTCCAGAATCCTAGTGGGTCTGCATTGTTACTCCCCCTATAGGATTGGCTTGAGTTCTACACTGCATCTGTTCCTCATCACTGACACCTCTACACCATGGACCAGCTCTGGACCCAATTTCTGCACCAGAGTGACTCAAAGCTAGCAACTTTCTATGTTACCTGGTATATGAGCTTTCTATGCTACCTGACAAATTACCATCTACTCAGTGGCTTAAACtaatacacatattttatatcaCACTTTCTATAGGGCAGCAGTCTGGGCACCACTTAGCTGGCTTTCTGGACTCCATAGAGAGTCATTAGGGTACAAATTAGGAGTCAGCCAGAGATGTAGTCTCATAAGAAGATTAGCTAGAGAAAGaacactattttatttaattctgtttaCCAGTCAGCAGAGGAGGGTGTGCACAGCCTATATGAGGCAGCGGTATACTTCATGTGCTCAGCTTGGGTGATAAGGGAGACTGTGCTACTGGATCCTAAAAACTACTACATTAGGctactctaccaagcctgggagggatagaagctctacctaatacataaaaaccaacacagggaggctgccaaagtgaggagacaaagaaacatgtctcaaatgaaagaagagaacaaaactccagaaaaaaataactaaacaaaattgAGACATAAAATCTTCTAATTGtagaattcaaaacactggttataagtatgctcaatgaacttagtgagaacctcaacagtataaaaaaaaagaaccagccaGAAATAaaggatatactaactgaaataaatgacaatttacagggaatcaacagtagagtagatggaGTCAAGAAccaaatcagtaatttttaatataaggaagcaaaaaacacccaattagaacagaaaaaagaaaaaaagaatttaaaaaatgaggctaGGGTAAAAAGCATCTAGAATAATAtcaagtataccaacatttgcatcttGAGAATGCCAGAAAgagaatagagagagcaagaaatttaaaacatatttgaaaaaaataatgacagtaaacttccctaacctggtgaagaaaatagacatacaagtccaggaagcacagagagtctcactcaagatgaactcaaagaggcccacaccaagccaagacatatcataattaaaatgcaaaggttaaagacaaacagagaatcttaaaagcagcaagagaaaagcagttagtaatCTACAAAGGAGcttccataagactgtcagctgattcaTCATAAGAAACTTTGCAGGACAGaggggattggcaagaaatattaaaagtgatgaaaagcaaatacctacaaccaagattaccatacccagcaaagctaccatTTAGAATCAGGACTGAAAAGAGCTCCCCaaacaagaaaatgctaaaggagttcaataccaaaccagtgttatatgaTATGTTAAAGGGtgttctttaagaggaagaagaaaaatatatatcaaaaatatgaacaataaaatggcaacaaatacatatatatcaataattgaatcgaaaaaaaataaacaaatgagcagaacagaaacagactcatagatacagagaacattttggtgGTGGCCAGATGAGAGGGAGGTTGAggagatgggtgaaaaggtgaagggatgaagaagtacaaattagttgttacagaatagacatggggatgtaaagtacatcataggaaatatagtcaataatattctaataactatgtattgtgTCAGATGAGTGCAAgacttatcaggatgatcacttagtaattTATATACTGTTTAATCAGTGGGTTGTATACCAAAAGCTAATATAATCATgtcaattgtattttaaaaataaaaatgattttaaaacaaataaaataaaatattgacacATTAATCTTTCAAGTAATAGGAAATTCTATTATATgacatttaaatttgttttctcagaaaaaaaattggtTCGCTATTAGAAAATTCAAAAAAAGTAAGTTGTCATAGTAAAACGTTcaagagttaaaaagaaaaagtagcttAGTTTAACATtcaccaaaaaaatacaaataaaaaacataactTTGCTAATCTGGGGGAATGGGTTCCACAAAGACATAGcaaacaacattttaaatataaaatattcaatgcTTTTCTTGTGACATCAGGAAGTCAAGGATGCAGTTTTACTATTTGTCCAACATTACACTGAAGTTCCTAGCACTGAAGttaaccaaaacaaaaccaaaaaaaaatgtaaaagaaataatattggaaataaaaaatacatatttaatcaGAGATTATATAATGTGCATTTTGAACAtccaaaataatctataaataaattataaaattactacATTGTAGGCTGTGATGCTCACATCACCTCAAAAATCCCAAACTTCACATGGCTTAAACTGAACTGAAATTTGACCTGGACAATCACTTGGTCATATATATTATCAAAGAAAACTT contains:
- the LOC103291007 gene encoding olfactory receptor 5D13-like, which produces MLLTEGNQSAGATFTLLGFSDFPDLQVPLFLVFLIIYMVTVLGNLGMIMIIRTSPQLHTPMYFFLSHLSFVDFCYSTTITPKLLENLVVEERTISFPECIMQFFLACLFAVAETFMLAVMAYDRFVAVCSPLLYTVVMSQKLCASLVAGPYILGIVFSLPLTYFLQALSFCGSNIINNFFCEHSAIVSVSCSDPYISQVLCFAIAILNEVISLVIILTTYVFIVVTVIKMPLASGRKKAFSTCASHLTTITIFHGTFLFLYCVPNSKNSRLIIKVGSVFYTVVIPMLNPLIYSLRNKVVKKSVRKLIHHSIKFC